AACTCCACTGTCAGACAGTGACGACGTAACGTCACACTCTTCTttcactgatgatgatgatgatgatgatgatgatgaacacTCTAAAGGTGAAATGGCATGTCAAACCAACGAAGGAAACTGggaatgttctcagtgtgggaaAAGTTTTTCTTCAAAGTATGGCTTGAAAGGACACATGAAGTTAcacatgggggaaaaaactttttcatgttcagtttgtggcaaaaaattCTCTACGCGAGGAAAtttgaaaagacacaaaagtacacacactgggcaaaaaccttttgcctgctcagtttgtggtaaaagagtCACTAGAAAGACAAGTTTAGAAATGCACATAAGAaaacacactggtgagaaaccttttgcctgctcagtatgtgataaaatgttctatacacagcaaactttaaaaagaCACAAACGAACACACAGtggggagaaaccttttgtctgctcagtttgtggtaaaggCTTCTTTATAAAGGAACGTCTCataacacacacaagaacacacactggagagaaaccttttgcctgttcagtttgtgatAAAAGATTCCATGTAAAGGCACACTTAAAAACGCACACAATAACTCACACTgaggagaaaccttttgcctgcacaatttgtggtaaaagattctctagaattggaaatttaaaaatacacacaataactcacactggggaaaaagcttttgcctgctcagtttgtggtaaaagacTTTCTACAAAGGGATGTTTGAACAGACACATTACAACACACACAGAAGAGAAACCTTTTCCATGTTCAGTATGTGGAAAAAGATTCTCTTTTGAGAGGTATTTAATAAAgcatacaaaaacacacacaggaaagAAACTTTTTTCTTGTTCAGTATGTGGGAAAAGATTCTCCGTAGAGAGGTATTTAAAAAGGCATACAAAAacgcacactggagagaaaacTTGTTCTGGTTCATTGTGCAAGTTGAGCTCGGAATCAGGACTGGACGAGCTTTATCTTGAGCAACAGGAGCCCGACCCCCTCCAACATTAAAGAGCAGCCAATGCTGTAGCTTGGGTTAATCGGTTTCCCTTATTGGTGGCATCAGAGGTTCAACGCCTTAAGAGCACACATGTTAAGAGagggatttttgtcttgtttctGTTAGCGAGGAAGGAAagcaattgtatttttgttaaagTAATACTTAGGTTAATTTGGATTATTTTCACAGcgagaaatgttttgtttgttgttttggcctTGGTTTATCCGTAAGTCGTTTTGCTAAGTTAATAATTGATGGTAAaactttttgtaaataaataattttcagtACACAAGTGTGTCGTTGGCTGCTTGGGACTTCATGTAATTCACTGGACACACCTTAGCGGGGCAGAACAGTACCAATTGTCAGGAAGctttgtgactttttctttcttttttggcaattacatttaattaaaagtaCTTATTGTTGATGGCTGAATAACTCTCAAAATATGAATTATACAACaacgtgtttttttaaaaaaaaaaaaaatgcaataattcCTTAATTGGTAACTAAACGCTCTCCATCTAACTGAGCTGTCATCATACGTCATCATCCGGACACGTCATTTCCGTTCCAAACCTACTTCTGATATAATGGTGCAGTGCTGTGTCCCGTGTTGTAAAAACAGAAACGATGTCAATAAAACGATATCTTACTACCGCTTTCCTCTGgatgaaaagaagaagagacgATGGCTGACACTGATACGGTAAAATTAATCTCTCTATTCATGATTACTATTTAGTGTAGGCTAGCGTCAGGAGCTAGCTAGTAGCTATAGCTTGCTAGTATTGGTGCTAAACGTTACCGTAGATAAGATAACGTTACTTGTTCATAATCGAGTGTTAGGGCCACATTAagaattttcaaatgtttttttttaaagattaaagtAGTTATTTACGACAATTAAGTAAGAAAAATTATGATTGTTAAGTCATATCTAAGGCTATAAAGTTATATATGAGAATAACGTAATTATACCTAAATTAAGTCATCGTTTTGGAGAACAAAAGTTATCATTTAGGAGATAAAAATCGTAATTTAAAAGATTTAAgttattattttcaatatgtAAGTTTGTATTGAGTAGTTTTACGAGATGATGTAATGATTTACCAAGATCAAAGTATATTTACATGAATAAAGCCATTACAGTATtaacaagattaaaaataagTGACTACAGTATTCAAGTCAAgatttttgagaataaagtcattatTTATACGATTAAAGTTACTATTTATGaatataaagtcgcaaattgttgtttttgttggggATGAGGGGAAATCAGCAGACAGATATTTAAACCTTTGCATCCAGAACCACTGCAATATCTCCTGCACTAATACAAGAAAGATTTCAGTATCTGTGCTGTATAGAAAATCATTACTTTTTAAtggaaaatgcaaaaacaaacactccAAGTATGTCTATATACAGCAAGTTGGTTCTGAACTTGCAGAACCTACTTCAATGTTGTTTAGAgccacttatttattttaagtaatgtttgttatttttttctaggcgTAAAGATTTCACCCCAAACCAGAACTCAAGGGTCTGTGGATGGCATTTTCCTCATGGCAAAACAGCTGGGCCGACACGGTTTGCCTGGAATGAGGGAAAAACTTTCCCTAACCACATCAACCTTCCGACCAAACGTAAAAGGAAAAGGCTCTATGGTGTCCTAGAGAATGAAGAAAGAGCTGAACCAGGTCCAAGTCACCTTGACATTGCTTAAAAGACTCAACCCCAAATTGAGCATGAAATGCtcaaaaaacaaattgacaaaCCAAAGGAAAAATTAGAcggacaaaagcaaacatgttCGACTGTTGTGGTGCTTGAAATTGACAATGAAATgctcagaaaagaaaatgacaatcTGAAGAAACAATtggagaaacaacaacaacaaacaaatttCCTCCTCCCCTGATAGAATTAACTATTACACTGGCCTGCCAGATGCTGCCACAGTCTTCTTTTTGGAGGCGCTGCTTTCTAAATTTGAATCTCGCGGTGTGTTCCACAGTGCGGGTTTGTACACTACTTACGACTTGTTTAGTCGATGCTTTGTTTCCTAGAATTACTTATTGCGGGCACTGTCAAGTTTGATTGTATCAGAAAGCCCTTTACTATGACTTTTTGTCATCATTCTTGCCTGCAAACTTATTGCACACTACATGGCAGGAGGTGAAACAGTTTTGaagctatatttttatttctaaaagcTAATATCCTATGTTTTAAGACCCTACTAACGCATACAGAGCATTAGCAAGTTCGTAACACAATAAAACTATTTGAGAGCACCCATTAACAATGTTCCTGAGTGATACTGCTACATGTGTGTACGCAACATCAAAGTCCCTACACCAGCATTGAATGCACAACGCTTGACTTGACTGAACCACCCATTTATTTTCTGTTGCAGATGTTGGTGAGGAAGACCTTCATCGTGAGCGTCAGGAGCCAAAGCCGCTTCACGTAAATGAGGACGAGAAGTCTGAGATCTCACACatcaaagaggaagaggaggaggctgaTATCACCAAGTTTCCATTCTTTGGTATCATTGTGAAaagtgaagatgatgaagagcaAGGTCAGTGGTTACAGCAGCATCTCATCCAAGTCTGGATGCTGTTTTCAAGCAGCCTCAATTAGTTAGTTAATCCTGAATTTATGTCCCTGACAGCctaaaattaacatttattattattttggcttTCTTTAACAGAGGGATATTAACAATTTGTCCACGTGTGGAAAtgtatgaataataatacaaacattACCAAATCAAATGTGCGTGTCTTCTTCTGTCTTGCAGAGGGAAGTGAAAAGGATCTTGCTCCTGAGCAACAGGAGTCACTGGGATCTCATgtgaaagaagaggaggagccaGAGTCTCACCACAGTACCGAAGAGGATGTGCTACAGACTCTACACATCAAAACGGAAGTAGAGTTGACTGATATCGCCAATTTGCTTTTGACTGGTTTCCCTTTGAAGAAAGAAGATGAAGGTGAAAAACACAGAGGGGCCGAGCCACCAAACTGCAGCTCAAATCAGCACATGACACCAGATTGTGATAGAAGCCACTGTGGAGGATCCCAAGCAGACAGCCTCTTAGCGCCACTATCAGATAGTGAGGAAATAACGTCATATTCTTCTTTTGATGATGAACACTCTGAAAGTGAAATGGCATGTCACACTGACAAAAAACACTGGGACTGTTCTGAGTGTGGGAAAACTTTGGGATCAAAGTATGACTTGAATGCACACATGAGTTTGCACATAGGGGAAAAAActttttcctgctcagtttgtggcaaaaTATTGTCTACTCGAGGAAATTTGAAAAGACACATAAGTACACATGCTGAgcagaaaccttttgcctgcttagTGTGTGGTAAAGGATTTACTGTGAAGACAAGTTTAGAAATGcatacaagaacacacactggggagaaactTTTTGCCTGCTCAATTTGTGATAAAAGATTCTTTTCACAGGAAGCTTCCAAAAGAcaccaacaaacacacactggggataaaccttttgtctgctcagtttgtggaaAAGGCTTCTTTGAAAAGGGAAGCTTAATATCACacaaaagaacacacactggggagaaaccttttgcctgttcagtgtGTGGAAAAAGCTTCTCTGAAAAAGGAAACTTaagaacacacacaagaacacacactggagagaaaccttttacctGTTTAGTTTGTGACAAAAGATTCCAAGCAAAAGCACACTTACAAGCACACACGATCACTCACACTGAAGAGAAACCAtttgtctgctcagtttgtggtaaaaaattctCTAGAATTGGAAATCT
This portion of the Vanacampus margaritifer isolate UIUO_Vmar chromosome 4, RoL_Vmar_1.0, whole genome shotgun sequence genome encodes:
- the LOC144051028 gene encoding uncharacterized protein LOC144051028, which codes for MSERRITENAEIFWGTKEDKERQRQLLDAIFKQPRDVSEEDIHREQQEAKPPHIKEEERPETSQIKEEEEETDITKFPLITVIVKSEDDEDLEISEKYLPPEQQETQSSDVKEEEASLHIREEEEPDPQHSKEEDVQGTLHIKKEVELADITKLPFNGYLLTDEDKGQSDENSSSNQHIATDCDGGSQAELLTPLSDSDDVTSHSSFTDDDDDDDDDEHSKGEMACQTNEGNWECSQCGKSFSSKYGLKGHMKLHMGEKTFSCSVCGKKFSTRGNLKRHKSTHTGQKPFACSVCGKRVTRKTSLEMHIRKHTGEKPFACSVCDKMFYTQQTLKRHKRTHSGEKPFVCSVCGKGFFIKERLITHTRTHTGEKPFACSVCDKRFHVKAHLKTHTITHTEEKPFACTICGKRFSRIGNLKIHTITHTGEKAFACSVCGKRLSTKGCLNRHITTHTEEKPFPCSVCGKRFSFERYLIKHTKTHTGKKLFSCSVCGKRFSVERYLKRHTKTHTGEKTCSGSLCKLSSESGLDELYLEQQEPDPLQH
- the LOC144051026 gene encoding uncharacterized protein LOC144051026, translated to MVQCCVPCCKNRNDVNKTISYYRFPLDEKKKRRWLTLIRRKDFTPNQNSRVCGWHFPHGKTAGPTRFAWNEGKTFPNHINLPTKRKRKRLYGVLENEERAEPDVGEEDLHRERQEPKPLHVNEDEKSEISHIKEEEEEADITKFPFFGIIVKSEDDEEQEGSEKDLAPEQQESLGSHVKEEEEPESHHSTEEDVLQTLHIKTEVELTDIANLLLTGFPLKKEDEGEKHRGAEPPNCSSNQHMTPDCDRSHCGGSQADSLLAPLSDSEEITSYSSFDDEHSESEMACHTDKKHWDCSECGKTLGSKYDLNAHMSLHIGEKTFSCSVCGKILSTRGNLKRHISTHAEQKPFACLVCGKGFTVKTSLEMHTRTHTGEKLFACSICDKRFFSQEASKRHQQTHTGDKPFVCSVCGKGFFEKGSLISHKRTHTGEKPFACSVCGKSFSEKGNLRTHTRTHTGEKPFTCLVCDKRFQAKAHLQAHTITHTEEKPFVCSVCGKKFSRIGNLKAHRITHTGEKAFACSVCGKRLSTKGCLNRHITTHTEEKPFPCSVCGKTFSLERYLVKHTKTHTSEKHFPVQCMEEDSL